GGCTCGACGTCGCGCCAGTCGTTGTACTCGGCGGGGAAGTCGACGCCGACGACGTGGCCGGAGAGGCCGATGCACCGCTTGCCGCCCCACTCGTAGACGTTGACGTCGTTGGTCCGCTCCGCGGTCGCGGACTCGCCGCTCAGGATGTCGGCGATGCGCCGCGCCGCGTTGTCCTTCTCCGTGATTATCAGCTCGGGGCCGCGACTCATTGCGCCGAGATACGCCGCTGCCGGGTCTAAAGCTTTCGCGACGCGAGATTGGCGGCAGGCGCGGGGTCGAAGGGCCTCAAAAGGCGGGTCGGCGCGCGACCGTCACCGGGCCGCGTCGTCGGATTCCGCGAGGAACTCCGCGTCCGTGGGCTCCGCGTACGGTTCCGGCGGTTCGTCGTCCGCGTTGAGTTCGCGCCGTGCGAGGTGGTTCTCGAGTTGGCGGCGCTTGTTCCTCCCTTTCCGCTCGCGGCCCGATTTCGTGTCTGGCATCGTCACCCGTGTCAACTATACCCACACATATGAATCTTGTGTCGGTGTGCGGACGAGTCGGCGAGAAAACGGGCAGATAGACGACCAGCGGAGAGGGTTTAAATGCCGGCGAGCGGCAACGTCAATCGGTTGTAAACAGAGGATGCGGTGGCGCGTGCCTGCGAGCGGCCGCCGGAGGCGGCCGCGAGACAGCACGCGCGAGGGAGTCGCGAGCGGCCGGGCGACCGTCGGGAGCCCGGAGCGAGCGACGAGGCTGGGGAGAGGTGAGGTGCGGTTCGGTGCTGGGCGGGACTCGAAGGGGCAGCCGCGAGGCGGGCAGAGGCGACGTAAGCACCGCAGGAGGGAGTGAAACGAGCGACGAGGAGCACAACGAGCGTCTGCCCGCCTCGCGGCTGGGGCTTCGACGGTCTCTGTGCCGATCGGCGGTTTATAAACACCTCCTACATCGTACGGCCGAGTGGCTGGGGCTTCGGAGACACCTGCCGTCGGTCCGCGATTGGGTAGTTATAGACGCCTAACAAAAATCTGCCAGCGAATTTCAACAGCGAGTGTCTCTGGATACGATCTCGTCAGCAGGGTCAACGCGGAACAAGACCCCACCATCAATTGGTGCGAAGACCACCACATAGATGCAGCCGCTGTACTCCTCACCGAGAGGCTGGGTGACGACGGTCTCGTCTTCGGCCGAGTCGGGACCGTCATCGGGATACCCCGCTTTCACGTCCAGCCACAACGGCTCGTCACCGTTCCCGAATGGACCGTCGACGAGATCCACATCGGCCTCAGTGCCTTCAGTCGCATCGAGCTCGAAGGAATCCCAGTAGAGTACGCTCTCGGTGGACCGCAGAACGACGTCGAACGTTCGCGGAACGTCCTGCCCGTTCGCGATCTCGATCGTGTCGACGATTGTTGGATCGTTGTCGCTCTCCGTGGAATCACCGCGGAGGTCGGTACAGCCAGCGAAACTGGCTAGACCGGTACCGCTGAGGCTGAGGAGGAGCGTACGGCGTTCAGTAGATACCTTGGGGACCATCTGAACGACAGATCTATTTTTAATATATTCATTTATATTTTCTCACCGAAATCAGTACAGAACAAAAAAGTAAGCATATAGATCCCTATGGTGGCAGAATCCTCGCGCTACATAGGCTCGGTAATTCCGGACTCGCTCGTCGCTGACGCTCCTCGCTCGTAGTCGGCGTCGACAGAAACGCCAGGAGGGGGATTTGAACCTAAATCAGACGTGCTCGTTCGCGGCTCGCGGCTTCGCCGCTCGCCCACCGAGGTGCTCGCTTCGCTCGCACCTCGCACCGCTCACTGCGCGCGACTGATAGGGTTCAAATCCCTTGGTCTCGGTTCGTCGACGCCGGACTCGCTCGTCGCCGGCGCTCCTCGCTCGTAGTCGGCGTCGACAGAAACGCCAGGAGAGGGATTTGAACCCCCGATCCCGGATGGGAACACGCTTTCCAGGCGTGCGCCTTACCACTCGGCCATCCTGGCTCACGTGGTGATATTCCGGTGCGACTGTTAAGTCCTTCTTTTCGCTCGCAGTCGCGCCTCGGCGGCGTAGGAGATACCGGCCGACGCCGCGGCGACGGCGAACGCGACGAGCGCCTGCCCGCCGATGCCGACCGGCAGCGACCCGGAACCGAGGAGCCGGTACCCCTGCGCGAGCGCGAGGAACGCGAAGCCGCCGACGGCTCCCCACAGCGCCGCGGACCGCGCTCTGGCACGGGGGGTGGCCGGCGCGCCGGGCGTCACCGCCGACTCCTCGCCGCCGTCGGCCATCTACTCGACGACGGCGACCGCCTCGATCTCGACGCCGACGCCCTTCGGCAGCGCGCCCGCCTGAACCGCCGAGCGCGCCGGCGGGGACTCGTCGAAGTAGCCGGCGTACGTCTCGTTCATCTCGTCGAAGTCGTCGATGTCGTCGAGGAACACCGTCGTCTTGAGCACGTCCTCAGCCGACGCGCCCGCCTCCTCCAGCACCGCGAGGAGGTTGTCGAGCGCGCGCTCCGTCTGGACCGCGATCGACGCGTCGTCGAGTAAGTCGCCGTCGGGCGTCAGCGGGATCTGCCCGGCCGTGAACACGAGGTCGCCGTCGGTCGTCGCCTGACTGTACGCGCCCACCGCCGCCGGCGCGTCGTCCGTGTGGATGGTCTCTTTCATGCGAGTGCGACTTCGCCCGGCGGCCTCAAGAGTACTCTGGAGCGAGCCGGGCGGGGCCGGTCGAAGCCAGCCCAGCGGGACCACCGTCAGACACAAGACTTTCGAATGGTAACACGACACGTATGACGGGTGATCAGCTCCTGCCGCTCGCCGCGGTCTTCGTCGGCGTGGCGGCGGTCAACCTCGCGGTGATGTGGGTGCTCGTCCGGCGCGACCGCGACATCGCGGAGCTGTTCGGCTCGGCGGCGACGCGGTCGTCCGACGCCGACCGCGACGCAGGACCGGTCGATCCCGGTTCGACGCCCGCGACCGCGTCCGGCGCGGGCCCCGATACGACGGACGAGGCGGGAGAGCCGCGCGAC
This genomic stretch from Halorubrum hochsteinianum harbors:
- a CDS encoding RidA family protein; amino-acid sequence: MKETIHTDDAPAAVGAYSQATTDGDLVFTAGQIPLTPDGDLLDDASIAVQTERALDNLLAVLEEAGASAEDVLKTTVFLDDIDDFDEMNETYAGYFDESPPARSAVQAGALPKGVGVEIEAVAVVE
- a CDS encoding DUF7577 domain-containing protein — encoded protein: MTGDQLLPLAAVFVGVAAVNLAVMWVLVRRDRDIAELFGSAATRSSDADRDAGPVDPGSTPATASGAGPDTTDEAGEPRDPPPLDADGETVVCRHCGAENRAGYQYCRWCARSGFVDEEAGVTAGTAMTDRSL